A part of Prolixibacteraceae bacterium genomic DNA contains:
- a CDS encoding class I SAM-dependent methyltransferase has product MKYDPIKRSLGKVFNRTPFLRIIFYKLLDILLLRSWHIRRELKKLSVDQREILDAGSGFGQYVYRMSCYFKKAHILGVDVKNEQVEDCNQFFQKIGKGERVQFEYADLTQFVSKDRFSLILSVDVMEHIEEDCDVFDHFYQSLKEDGTLLISTPSDQGGSDAHDHDHDHDEVHGFIDEHVRDGYGVEDIKSKLTNAGFHSIDVAYSYGCPGKISWKLSMKYPILLLGVSQLFFVLLPFYYLVVFPLCIILNYMDVLMKHDTGTGLIVVAKK; this is encoded by the coding sequence ATGAAGTACGATCCGATAAAGCGTTCGTTAGGAAAGGTGTTTAATAGAACACCTTTTTTACGTATTATATTTTACAAGCTCTTAGATATTCTATTATTACGATCATGGCATATTCGAAGAGAGCTAAAGAAATTGTCAGTAGACCAACGTGAGATTTTAGATGCTGGTTCAGGATTTGGACAATATGTTTATCGGATGTCTTGTTACTTTAAGAAGGCTCATATTCTTGGTGTCGATGTAAAAAATGAGCAGGTTGAAGATTGTAATCAATTTTTTCAGAAAATAGGGAAAGGGGAAAGGGTTCAATTTGAATATGCCGATCTTACCCAATTTGTATCTAAAGATCGATTTTCTTTGATCTTGTCGGTGGATGTGATGGAGCATATTGAAGAGGACTGTGACGTATTTGATCATTTTTATCAAAGTTTAAAAGAGGATGGTACTTTATTAATATCCACTCCAAGTGACCAAGGTGGAAGTGATGCACACGATCACGATCACGATCATGATGAGGTGCATGGTTTTATTGATGAACATGTCAGAGACGGATATGGTGTCGAAGATATAAAGTCTAAATTAACCAATGCAGGGTTTCATTCAATTGATGTTGCTTATAGTTATGGTTGTCCAGGAAAAATAAGCTGGAAATTGTCGATGAAGTATCCTATTTTACTCCTTGGTGTATCTCAATTATTCTTTGTTCTGCTTCCATTTTACTATCTTGTTGTTTTTCCACTATGTATTATTCTTAACTACATGGATGTACTGATGAAGCATGATACTGGAACTGGACTTATTGTTGTCGCAAAAAAATAA